In one window of Bdellovibrio bacteriovorus W DNA:
- a CDS encoding transmembrane protein — MSQMFKSLRQAFESLFRLKMLSLVFIPPVISFFVILVVFIVNWGTWINGLVGFLAGLRIFDWLQGTVGLQDLSYWLALIFLILAFIPLVFISALVITSIFVMPIVLREIEKSDFPNLEKKKGGSVVGSLWNTLFTTVAFIFIFVVTLPLWLIPGLQVALPLLLTAWLNKRIFLYDVLQDFASKDERKIIEKEESLSMYFMGALLALLSYFPFAFFFIPIISALAFTFHGLNALENLRKR, encoded by the coding sequence ATGAGTCAAATGTTCAAGTCACTACGCCAAGCTTTTGAGTCCCTATTTCGCCTAAAGATGCTCTCATTGGTCTTTATTCCACCTGTGATTTCATTTTTTGTGATTTTGGTGGTTTTTATTGTCAATTGGGGGACTTGGATCAATGGACTTGTTGGTTTTCTAGCGGGGCTGCGTATTTTTGATTGGCTGCAGGGGACTGTGGGGCTACAGGATTTAAGCTATTGGTTGGCGCTGATCTTTCTTATTTTGGCTTTTATCCCTCTGGTTTTTATCTCTGCTCTGGTCATCACATCAATATTTGTGATGCCTATCGTTCTTAGAGAAATTGAAAAGTCTGACTTTCCAAATCTTGAAAAGAAAAAGGGCGGGAGTGTTGTCGGAAGTCTCTGGAATACTCTTTTTACAACAGTGGCATTTATATTTATTTTCGTAGTCACGCTTCCTTTATGGTTGATTCCTGGTTTGCAGGTAGCGCTTCCATTACTCTTAACGGCTTGGCTCAATAAAAGAATTTTCTTATATGATGTTTTGCAAGATTTCGCTTCTAAGGACGAGCGAAAAATCATTGAAAAGGAAGAGTCGCTCTCTATGTACTTTATGGGGGCTCTGCTGGCTTTGCTTTCTTATTTCCCATTTGCCTTCTTCTTTATCCCTATTATTTCTGCATTGGCCTTCACATTCCATGGGCTCAATGCCTTGGAAAATCTGCGTAAAAGGTAA
- a CDS encoding ferric uptake regulator-like protein (COG0735 Fe2+/Zn2+ uptake regulation proteins) — translation MKSCHHERKDIDLDSLNERVRAAGMKLTSQRSQLLKILLNHPSPISADEIFKKFENKSKGMDLVTIYRILKKFEEAFLVTRLEFGDGVARFELNLETGHHHHHVICRVCQKVEALHLCDLEEHLKIVEKMGYAQLSHRLDFFGICSACQS, via the coding sequence ATGAAAAGCTGTCACCACGAAAGAAAAGATATTGATTTAGACTCATTGAATGAACGAGTCCGTGCGGCAGGGATGAAGTTAACATCTCAGCGAAGTCAGCTTTTGAAAATTCTTTTGAATCATCCAAGTCCAATCTCTGCAGATGAAATTTTTAAAAAATTTGAAAACAAATCCAAGGGAATGGATCTTGTTACCATCTATCGAATTTTAAAGAAATTTGAAGAAGCATTTTTGGTGACGCGCCTCGAATTTGGCGACGGGGTGGCTCGCTTTGAACTAAATCTTGAGACAGGCCATCATCACCATCATGTGATCTGTCGTGTCTGTCAAAAAGTCGAAGCCTTACATCTTTGTGACCTTGAGGAACACCTAAAAATCGTTGAAAAAATGGGATATGCTCAGCTCTCCCATCGCCTCGATTTTTTTGGAATCTGTTCCGCCTGCCAATCTTAA
- a CDS encoding sensory box histidine kinase (COG0642 Signal transduction histidine kinase) encodes MEKKELTEALKIRHHQLTLGAMASTIAHELSNPLTVIQARAFQLSQLLENPYPNLEKIKASVESLQRSADQMTRQLKTVRTFSRLDHGDDSFQFVTMDFLIEKTLRLFKARFPKLTYEVQVAPFSDEIEIECMPFLVTAALVHLLTNSAEATSDQDAPILSIEIKEFDESIQILVKDSGPGLSMALEEALKPFVTTKDHVGSQGLGLPIVSDTVDRHRGKLTLNSPNEFGLCFPRWQRQSS; translated from the coding sequence ATGGAAAAAAAGGAACTCACTGAAGCGCTTAAAATTCGCCACCATCAACTCACTTTGGGTGCCATGGCCTCCACTATTGCCCACGAGTTAAGCAATCCCTTAACTGTGATCCAAGCCCGCGCTTTTCAGCTCTCTCAGCTCTTGGAAAATCCTTACCCTAATCTTGAAAAAATTAAAGCCTCTGTGGAAAGCCTTCAGCGCAGTGCTGATCAAATGACCCGCCAACTAAAAACTGTTCGTACTTTCAGTAGACTGGATCACGGAGATGACTCTTTTCAGTTTGTAACCATGGATTTTCTAATCGAAAAGACATTGCGTCTTTTCAAAGCACGCTTTCCAAAGTTAACCTATGAGGTTCAGGTTGCTCCCTTTAGCGATGAAATCGAAATTGAGTGCATGCCCTTTTTAGTGACGGCAGCTCTTGTGCATTTATTAACAAATTCAGCAGAAGCAACTTCTGACCAAGACGCTCCGATCCTCAGCATAGAAATTAAAGAGTTTGATGAGTCGATTCAAATACTCGTCAAAGACTCAGGGCCCGGCCTTTCGATGGCTCTTGAAGAGGCTTTAAAGCCCTTCGTAACGACAAAAGACCATGTAGGCTCTCAAGGCTTAGGCCTTCCTATAGTCAGCGACACAGTCGATCGCCACAGAGGGAAGCTGACTCTTAATAGCCCCAATGAATTCGGGCTTTGCTTTCCGAGATGGCAGAGACAATCTTCATAA
- a CDS encoding periplasmic phosphate-binding protein of ABC transporter (COG0226 ABC-type phosphate transport system, periplasmic component) gives MLAKLATAFVLAQFVLAGFAKAQVPVVRIDGSSTVFPITEAVSEEYQTSKRGKVRVTVGISGTGGGFKKLCRGEIDVQNASRPIQKNEMDACKAKGIAFIEIPVAYDATAVVVNPKNTWMDSVTITDLKKLWEPSAQGKVLMWSDVNPAWPKQKIKLFGAGSDSGTFDYFTEAVVGKAKSSRGDYTASEDDNTLVTGIANDTYALGYLPLAYYEENKSKLKVLGIIGGDKAPMKDQAVLPNKDTVEKGTYFPLARPIFIYVNETSLKRAEIREFVEFYLKHAPELVLEAKYVPLPAKAYEIGKEHLKANKVGTVFRGQMEIGIKIDELMKREGSL, from the coding sequence ATGCTAGCCAAGTTAGCGACAGCGTTTGTTTTAGCTCAGTTCGTTCTTGCAGGATTTGCGAAAGCTCAAGTGCCTGTGGTGCGCATTGATGGATCAAGCACTGTGTTCCCAATTACGGAGGCCGTCTCTGAAGAGTACCAAACCTCTAAGCGAGGCAAGGTGCGTGTCACCGTAGGTATTTCCGGAACGGGCGGGGGCTTTAAAAAACTTTGCCGCGGAGAGATCGACGTTCAGAATGCATCTCGTCCGATTCAAAAAAATGAGATGGATGCTTGTAAAGCAAAAGGCATCGCGTTCATTGAAATCCCCGTTGCCTATGATGCAACAGCTGTGGTGGTGAATCCAAAGAACACATGGATGGATTCTGTAACAATCACGGATCTTAAAAAACTGTGGGAACCTTCAGCTCAAGGTAAGGTCTTGATGTGGAGTGATGTAAATCCCGCTTGGCCAAAACAAAAGATCAAACTTTTTGGAGCAGGATCTGATTCTGGAACTTTTGATTACTTTACAGAAGCCGTCGTCGGAAAAGCTAAGTCTTCTCGCGGTGACTACACAGCCAGTGAAGATGACAATACTCTTGTGACGGGAATTGCAAACGATACTTATGCTCTTGGTTACTTACCCTTGGCATACTACGAAGAGAACAAATCTAAGCTAAAGGTTCTCGGAATTATCGGTGGCGATAAGGCTCCGATGAAAGATCAGGCTGTCTTGCCGAACAAGGACACCGTTGAAAAAGGCACATATTTTCCTTTAGCTCGTCCAATTTTTATTTATGTGAATGAGACATCTCTCAAGAGAGCTGAGATTCGCGAGTTTGTGGAGTTTTATTTAAAGCATGCACCTGAATTGGTTTTAGAGGCAAAGTATGTTCCACTTCCGGCGAAGGCCTATGAAATTGGTAAAGAGCATTTAAAAGCCAATAAAGTTGGAACAGTCTTTAGAGGCCAAATGGAAATCGGGATAAAGATTGACGAGTTGATGAAAAGAGAAGGATCTTTATAG
- a CDS encoding phosphate ABC transporter permease (COG0573 ABC-type phosphate transport system, permease component), whose translation MNEAITKKQLKKLSEFSSANHPVRRMRRIREFFIEAVLFLAAASSVLVTMGIVGILVVESIPFFEHVSFKEFLTDTEWTPLFENARYGILPLLAGTFLSTFIALIVAIPLGTVAAAFLSEYVRPSAREVLKPILELLAAVPTVVYGYFALLFVTPLLQKIFPTMGGFNVLSAGLVIGVMIVPYVSSLSEDAMRSVPNHFREASFAVGASRMQTAFRVVIPAAFSGITSAYVLGISRALGETMVVAIAAGMQPNLTINPLEPAATITAFIVQVSLGDLPHGSVGYQSIYVAGLSLLFLTLCFNIVGLWLRKKFQEKE comes from the coding sequence GTGAACGAAGCAATCACTAAAAAGCAACTCAAGAAGCTCTCCGAGTTTTCATCGGCCAATCACCCCGTGCGACGCATGCGTCGTATTCGTGAGTTTTTCATTGAAGCCGTTTTGTTCCTTGCAGCTGCATCATCTGTTCTAGTCACAATGGGGATTGTGGGAATTCTTGTCGTTGAAAGTATTCCTTTCTTTGAGCATGTTAGTTTCAAAGAGTTTCTCACGGACACCGAGTGGACACCCTTATTTGAAAACGCTCGCTACGGAATTTTACCTCTTCTTGCTGGCACCTTCCTTTCAACATTTATCGCGCTGATCGTCGCTATTCCATTGGGGACAGTGGCTGCGGCTTTTTTAAGTGAATATGTCAGACCTTCTGCGCGAGAAGTTCTAAAGCCTATTCTTGAGCTTTTAGCGGCAGTTCCAACGGTGGTTTATGGTTACTTCGCGCTACTATTTGTAACCCCTCTATTGCAAAAGATTTTCCCAACAATGGGTGGATTCAACGTACTCAGTGCAGGGCTTGTTATCGGCGTGATGATTGTGCCCTATGTGTCGTCTTTAAGTGAAGATGCTATGCGCTCAGTACCGAATCATTTCCGTGAGGCCTCTTTTGCTGTGGGAGCTTCGCGAATGCAGACAGCGTTCCGTGTGGTTATCCCAGCGGCCTTTTCAGGAATTACTTCAGCTTATGTTCTAGGCATTTCTCGCGCTCTCGGTGAGACCATGGTAGTTGCTATTGCTGCAGGGATGCAGCCAAACCTGACTATCAATCCACTAGAGCCGGCAGCGACTATCACAGCCTTTATCGTTCAAGTGAGCCTCGGAGATCTTCCCCATGGATCTGTTGGCTATCAGTCCATCTATGTCGCTGGATTATCGCTTTTATTTTTAACTCTTTGTTTTAATATTGTCGGGCTTTGGTTGCGTAAAAAGTTCCAGGAGAAAGAGTAA
- a CDS encoding phosphate ABC transporter, inner membrane subunit PstA (COG0581 ABC-type phosphate transport system, permease component), with translation MASREERTLEIRADIKRRQRADFLFAFLGLLSLLFALVTLLTLIIDLAVTGVPRINWDFFTNFPSRFPEKAGILSAWVGSFCIMITTALCAIPLGVAAGVYLEEYSKKNWVSQIIELNIINLAGIPSITYGLMALGLFVYKLKLGQSILTAGLTLGLLVLPIIIVTTREAIRAIPNTIREASYAMGASKWQTIRYHILPYSSGGILTGVIISLSRAIGETAPLITIGALTFIAFLPTSPIEGHFPYLNAQWLMDPFTVMPIQMFNWLSRPQAEFHVNAAATGIVLLVMTLVMNGGAIYLRSRFRKRMKW, from the coding sequence ATGGCTTCTCGCGAAGAACGGACTTTAGAAATTCGAGCAGATATCAAACGTCGCCAGAGAGCTGACTTCCTTTTTGCTTTCTTGGGCCTTCTATCTCTCTTATTTGCACTGGTCACTTTATTAACTCTGATTATTGATCTTGCAGTGACCGGTGTTCCACGTATTAATTGGGATTTTTTTACGAACTTCCCATCACGCTTTCCAGAAAAGGCGGGGATTTTATCTGCGTGGGTTGGATCTTTTTGCATCATGATCACCACAGCTCTTTGCGCGATTCCATTAGGGGTGGCGGCAGGAGTTTACTTAGAAGAATACTCTAAGAAAAACTGGGTTTCGCAAATTATCGAGTTAAACATCATCAATCTTGCAGGTATTCCGTCCATCACTTATGGACTGATGGCTTTAGGATTATTCGTTTATAAATTGAAACTAGGGCAGAGTATTCTGACTGCCGGATTGACTTTAGGTTTGTTGGTCTTGCCGATTATTATCGTAACAACTCGTGAAGCCATCCGCGCCATTCCCAATACTATTCGCGAAGCAAGTTATGCTATGGGTGCCAGTAAGTGGCAGACCATTCGCTATCATATTTTGCCATACTCTTCGGGCGGTATCTTAACGGGAGTGATTATTTCTCTCTCACGCGCTATTGGAGAGACTGCACCATTGATTACGATTGGGGCTTTGACATTTATTGCCTTCTTGCCGACGTCTCCGATTGAAGGGCATTTTCCTTATTTGAATGCTCAATGGTTGATGGACCCATTTACGGTCATGCCGATTCAAATGTTTAATTGGTTATCTCGCCCTCAGGCTGAATTCCACGTGAATGCTGCCGCGACAGGAATTGTTTTACTTGTCATGACCCTTGTGATGAATGGGGGAGCGATTTACTTGCGCTCTCGTTTCCGTAAAAGGATGAAGTGGTAA
- a CDS encoding phosphate transport system ATP-binding protein (COG1117 ABC-type phosphate transport system, ATPase component), whose product MEKSLEFRAEVKDLLFSYGDKKVLNGITLPIYENGVTALIGPSGCGKTTLLRCFNRMHDLYPNANYHGEILLYPDKRNILSKEIDPMEVRMRIGMVFQKPNPFPKTIYENVAYGLKVRGVKKKSFIEERVEKSLQQASLWNEVKDRLHSYATALSGGQQQRLCIARALATEPEILLLDEPTSALDPISTRHIEELIQELRKDVTIVIVTHSLHQAARVSDHTAFMYMGDLIEFGASEQIFTNPKDQRTENYITGRFG is encoded by the coding sequence ATGGAAAAGAGTTTAGAATTCAGAGCTGAAGTAAAAGATTTATTATTTTCTTATGGTGATAAGAAAGTATTAAACGGCATCACTCTTCCTATTTATGAAAACGGTGTGACGGCACTCATTGGCCCTTCAGGCTGTGGGAAGACGACGCTTTTACGTTGTTTTAATCGCATGCACGATCTTTACCCGAACGCGAACTACCATGGCGAGATTCTTCTTTATCCAGATAAAAGAAATATTCTGAGTAAAGAAATCGATCCGATGGAAGTTCGGATGCGTATCGGAATGGTTTTTCAAAAGCCCAATCCGTTTCCAAAAACAATCTATGAGAACGTCGCTTATGGCCTAAAAGTTCGCGGTGTTAAAAAGAAAAGCTTTATTGAAGAGCGCGTAGAAAAATCTTTGCAACAAGCCAGCCTTTGGAATGAAGTTAAAGATCGACTGCACTCTTACGCTACGGCTTTATCTGGTGGCCAGCAGCAGAGGCTTTGTATTGCGCGTGCCTTAGCGACGGAGCCAGAGATTCTTCTATTGGACGAGCCGACATCGGCTTTAGATCCTATTTCTACTCGACACATTGAAGAGTTGATTCAAGAGCTTCGTAAAGACGTGACGATTGTCATTGTGACTCACAGTTTGCATCAAGCAGCCAGAGTGTCAGACCATACAGCTTTTATGTATATGGGTGACTTGATCGAATTCGGAGCCAGTGAGCAAATATTCACGAACCCGAAGGATCAGCGCACAGAGAATTACATCACAGGGCGATTTGGATAG
- a CDS encoding putative methyl-accepting chemotaxis protein (COG0840 Methyl-accepting chemotaxis protein) — MKKTLSLKSKMIALCLTVTSLGVSAGVVGYWTLGSVTSEYHQVTSKDLPAVKNLGDLRGHFRELRLQIRSVAFVGTTDEDAKNYINNTLPEINAVERLITEFPKVDPSASTRQSYQDLVKAWGEFKSFGGELIKLSADYSKHQDEIVHLVKEVCPVKAQAVYDAVVVETELAMKAADASVISATKAETNGSSMIILIAASSILAAMSFAWLFSKKISTMLAQVASELTTAGKQISLSIGTLGESSKELSSASSNSAASLEQTVTSLEELTSMVKRNSEHAQEAAALSSASRVAAESGEHEMKNLIQSMSVISASSKKIEEIINVIDDIAFQTNLLALNASVEAARAGEQGKGFAVVADAVRSLAQRSANAAKDISSLIKDSVDQIEEGAKVADRSGEVLSEIVTSVKKVSDLNSEIAAASKEQSIGIHQISAAMNQLDTATQSNSASAEQIVTIIDEFNDLANTSQDLTAQLNTVVYGESQHVFVSSTPVAAKKEKTVVAAKSPASNVHKFPTKKFHKPAPTAKSDAKSVIPFDDDGDGRGVGTAEGF, encoded by the coding sequence ATGAAAAAGACACTGAGTTTAAAATCAAAGATGATCGCTCTTTGCCTAACAGTGACTTCACTAGGAGTTTCTGCGGGTGTGGTAGGTTATTGGACTCTCGGAAGTGTAACGAGTGAATACCACCAAGTAACCTCTAAAGATCTACCTGCGGTTAAAAATCTTGGTGATCTGCGTGGTCACTTTCGGGAACTTCGTTTACAAATTAGATCCGTCGCTTTTGTAGGGACCACAGACGAAGATGCTAAAAACTATATCAACAACACTCTTCCGGAAATCAACGCCGTCGAACGTCTGATCACAGAGTTCCCGAAGGTGGACCCTTCTGCCTCCACTCGTCAATCCTATCAGGATCTTGTTAAGGCCTGGGGTGAGTTCAAAAGTTTTGGAGGCGAACTGATTAAGCTTTCTGCCGACTACTCTAAACACCAAGATGAAATCGTTCACCTTGTAAAAGAAGTCTGCCCTGTGAAGGCTCAAGCCGTTTACGATGCGGTGGTCGTTGAAACCGAACTTGCCATGAAAGCCGCTGATGCGTCCGTAATTTCTGCTACAAAAGCTGAAACCAATGGCAGCTCTATGATTATTCTTATTGCTGCATCTTCAATTCTCGCAGCGATGAGTTTTGCTTGGTTGTTCTCTAAAAAGATTTCTACAATGCTTGCACAAGTAGCCTCTGAGTTAACAACTGCAGGAAAGCAAATCTCTTTATCAATCGGCACTCTTGGTGAATCCAGCAAAGAACTTTCAAGTGCTTCTTCAAACTCGGCGGCATCGTTAGAGCAAACCGTAACATCCCTTGAAGAACTCACTTCAATGGTGAAACGCAACTCTGAGCATGCGCAAGAAGCTGCGGCCCTTTCCAGTGCTTCCCGTGTAGCTGCTGAAAGTGGCGAACATGAAATGAAAAATCTAATTCAATCAATGTCTGTGATTTCAGCGTCTTCTAAAAAGATCGAAGAAATTATCAATGTCATTGACGATATTGCCTTCCAAACAAACTTACTGGCACTGAACGCTTCTGTGGAAGCGGCTCGTGCGGGTGAGCAAGGAAAAGGCTTCGCCGTTGTTGCAGATGCTGTTCGCTCTTTAGCACAACGAAGCGCGAATGCTGCGAAAGATATTTCAAGCCTTATTAAAGACTCTGTAGATCAGATCGAAGAAGGTGCCAAAGTTGCTGATCGCAGCGGCGAGGTTCTGAGTGAAATCGTAACATCTGTTAAAAAAGTTTCTGACTTGAACTCTGAAATCGCGGCGGCCTCCAAAGAACAATCCATTGGAATTCATCAAATCAGCGCAGCGATGAATCAACTAGACACTGCAACACAGTCGAACTCTGCTTCTGCGGAACAGATTGTAACCATTATTGATGAGTTCAACGATTTGGCGAATACTTCGCAAGATCTAACTGCCCAACTAAACACTGTGGTCTATGGGGAAAGTCAGCACGTCTTTGTTAGTTCCACACCCGTGGCTGCTAAGAAAGAAAAAACCGTTGTGGCAGCGAAGTCCCCTGCTAGCAACGTGCATAAGTTCCCGACTAAAAAGTTCCATAAGCCCGCACCAACGGCGAAGTCCGATGCTAAGTCTGTGATCCCCTTTGACGACGATGGCGATGGGCGCGGAGTTGGTACTGCAGAGGGTTTTTAA
- a CDS encoding hypothetical protein (COG0454 Histone acetyltransferase HPA2 and related acetyltransferases), whose protein sequence is MNTNSEDHYHIRNSFFSLVELSLLAKLYEENCTPMASKDSLNNNSVAQTLLKMKATENQGELRVAIHGSDPIGFYWQYEGKTLAHWVHPEHQGQGVEQRLLSM, encoded by the coding sequence ATGAATACAAATTCTGAAGATCATTATCACATCCGTAATTCTTTTTTTAGTTTAGTTGAGCTTTCGTTATTGGCAAAGCTTTATGAAGAAAACTGCACTCCTATGGCCAGCAAAGATTCTTTGAATAATAATTCAGTGGCTCAAACCCTTTTAAAAATGAAGGCGACAGAGAACCAAGGGGAGCTTAGAGTTGCTATCCACGGTTCTGATCCGATCGGATTTTATTGGCAATACGAAGGAAAAACTTTAGCTCATTGGGTTCATCCAGAGCATCAGGGGCAGGGTGTAGAGCAACGACTGCTTTCCATGTAA
- a CDS encoding CDP-D-glucose-4,6-dehydratase (COG0451 Nucleoside-diphosphate-sugar epimerases), with protein MSANSDINFWKNKKVFVTGAKTFTGAWLCQKLLSLNAEVFAFGEVTSSIDKNPELPFEQNLFDLLGLGLKVRLTEGSLLDKELLAEALNFAQADIIIHSGESSSLRLDAQDASELIKKEVLGTANLMELLRETGSIRAAVVLSSDKVYARNSEQGAHKESDCVAAQEISVTAKLCSEFIATSYRHQFFNPQKYNKHKIAISTLRTCRPYGPGEFGGQSLFFDLVSAALKNEMLEIRNPNSVRPWLHIEDFLSGVLTLAQGLYEKGPKLEPVYNLFPTEVASVIDVAKLFEKAWGVQVGSLVQISENAKVQSFSLHNELSIEQIKKDLQWQPVVDLQVGVRETAQWYKAYLKS; from the coding sequence ATGTCTGCAAACTCTGATATCAACTTCTGGAAAAATAAAAAAGTTTTCGTGACCGGAGCTAAGACCTTTACGGGAGCTTGGCTTTGTCAGAAGTTGCTTTCGCTGAATGCAGAAGTCTTCGCCTTTGGCGAAGTCACGTCTTCGATAGATAAGAATCCAGAGCTGCCCTTTGAACAGAATCTTTTCGACCTGTTGGGCTTAGGATTAAAAGTCCGCCTGACAGAGGGAAGTCTTTTAGATAAAGAGCTTCTTGCCGAAGCCCTTAATTTTGCCCAAGCCGACATCATTATTCATTCAGGAGAGAGTTCCTCTCTGCGTCTTGATGCCCAAGATGCTTCCGAGCTTATAAAAAAGGAAGTTCTTGGCACCGCAAACCTGATGGAGTTACTGCGAGAAACAGGCAGCATACGAGCAGCCGTCGTCTTAAGTAGTGACAAGGTCTATGCAAGAAATTCAGAGCAAGGTGCCCACAAAGAATCCGACTGTGTGGCGGCTCAAGAGATTTCTGTCACAGCTAAGCTTTGTTCAGAGTTCATAGCAACGAGTTATCGCCATCAGTTTTTTAATCCGCAAAAATACAATAAGCATAAAATTGCTATAAGCACTCTTCGAACTTGCCGTCCCTATGGACCAGGGGAGTTTGGTGGGCAAAGTCTTTTTTTTGATTTAGTTTCAGCGGCCTTAAAAAATGAAATGCTTGAAATACGCAATCCCAACTCGGTTCGTCCCTGGCTTCACATTGAAGATTTTTTATCAGGAGTATTAACTCTTGCTCAAGGACTTTACGAAAAGGGCCCAAAGCTTGAGCCCGTCTACAATCTTTTTCCTACAGAGGTTGCCTCGGTCATCGACGTTGCGAAATTGTTTGAAAAGGCTTGGGGAGTGCAAGTGGGGAGTTTAGTTCAAATCTCTGAAAATGCGAAAGTTCAGAGCTTTTCTTTACACAACGAGCTTTCTATTGAGCAGATTAAAAAGGATCTTCAGTGGCAGCCTGTCGTTGATCTTCAGGTGGGAGTTCGCGAAACTGCGCAGTGGTATAAGGCCTATTTAAAATCTTAA
- a CDS encoding hypothetical protein (COG1396 Predicted transcriptional regulators), whose product MYSGSIITTNGSYSESWMEMTKMKFSEYIKTKRLEAGLSQKDVSDHFGYSTPQFISNWERGISTPPMKTLKKLAQLYKTPAEDMFDCLLQDTLQQVTIDFKKKMSKIL is encoded by the coding sequence ATGTACAGCGGTAGTATTATCACGACGAATGGATCATATTCTGAAAGCTGGATGGAAATGACTAAAATGAAATTCTCTGAATACATCAAAACCAAAAGACTTGAAGCAGGCCTATCGCAAAAGGATGTCTCGGATCACTTTGGATATTCGACTCCCCAATTTATTTCCAACTGGGAGCGCGGCATTTCAACTCCTCCGATGAAGACTCTAAAAAAACTAGCTCAGCTCTATAAGACGCCGGCCGAAGACATGTTTGATTGCTTACTGCAAGACACTCTTCAACAGGTAACGATCGACTTTAAAAAGAAGATGTCAAAAATTCTCTAA
- a CDS encoding hypothetical protein (COG0596 Predicted hydrolases or acyltransferases (alpha/beta hydrolase superfamily)): MQEQKTSIFFHMGPGLHSQVEAAQFENLFPHVLFIDQPLNMGFTDLKYWAQETIRAQYAISKSKLTLLGHSFGSQIAAAALPGVQDLIEEVRFLNSPFHSFSSFTSLEEEMFPESALGFDYWKEKTIDEKMVLIFKLSADLRLTSHYWRCTETRSRHEALSASKPALSISSFMKVYMEYLNTPEPNISWPGKATILYSIDDALVRNRKSVESWRNIYPNVNYTEFTKGGHYLHFENSDVAQNFFKK, encoded by the coding sequence ATGCAAGAGCAGAAAACTTCTATTTTCTTTCATATGGGCCCCGGGCTTCACTCTCAAGTAGAGGCCGCCCAGTTTGAAAATTTATTTCCTCACGTACTTTTTATCGATCAACCCTTGAATATGGGTTTTACCGATCTTAAATATTGGGCTCAAGAAACTATCCGCGCCCAGTACGCAATCTCTAAATCTAAACTAACACTTTTAGGCCATAGCTTTGGTTCTCAGATCGCAGCAGCGGCATTGCCCGGTGTCCAAGATCTCATCGAGGAAGTACGTTTTTTAAACTCCCCTTTTCATAGCTTTTCCTCGTTCACCTCGCTTGAAGAGGAAATGTTTCCGGAGTCTGCCTTAGGTTTTGATTACTGGAAAGAAAAGACCATTGATGAGAAAATGGTTCTTATCTTTAAATTGTCCGCCGATCTACGCCTCACTTCTCACTATTGGCGATGCACAGAAACTCGCTCTCGACACGAGGCGTTGTCCGCTTCTAAACCAGCATTGAGTATCAGCAGCTTCATGAAGGTTTACATGGAGTATTTAAACACTCCTGAACCAAATATTTCATGGCCCGGAAAAGCTACCATTTTATACTCTATTGATGATGCACTCGTCCGAAACCGTAAGTCTGTGGAGAGCTGGAGAAATATATATCCTAATGTAAATTACACTGAATTTACAAAAGGTGGCCACTATCTGCATTTTGAAAATTCAGACGTAGCGCAAAATTTCTTTAAAAAGTAA